From a region of the Corallococcus coralloides DSM 2259 genome:
- a CDS encoding serine/threonine-protein kinase translates to MRPPPAILPPGVEVLGYTVECQLGQGGFGTVYLARNAGQPFALKLLHLSRVGERVVREVSILLKLNHPNVARLQGYGLWPSGAPQFAVIVMEYVDGRRLDAWADEENPSARQVARVALNVARALAASHAVGVLHRDVKEANVMVRASDGVAKLVDFGIGDYEGARGLTVDILPPGTPEYRAPEAWRFFRQHVHVPGARYEAGPPDDLWALGLVLYTLLTARKPFDEADDPSYIDAVMTREPVPPHGENARVPRALSDVCMRFLEKTPETRTLSALAAVTELERVLADADATWDVPLCDAYGEDTATTEGGRDSEDRWLHAPLYRPRRGKRAPPAGPPPAAEAATTVPRTTVKVAQKPHGRSWRWTLVALVLVLLATGATLMFWPSRIAGGAPARQEVAASGKSPQAGRAAAPTGPEATAAAVALPATLQEDSATVTTPQKDTQPLQLPQKPAKKGMGVMARAVSMAAACSALACPGAQVRQPPPPEPCPVGAVKAMAKWGLDIGDKTPVRFAPEDPRVVSIGEGPVEVHIIGGGKGLPGKTALSGRSIMRDRVYVRLTWATTPQGESFPVCFDVHAEEGPRGMAREPGDDSPSRARIWTIGYVKAVAEFE, encoded by the coding sequence ATGAGGCCGCCGCCCGCCATCCTGCCGCCCGGGGTCGAGGTGCTGGGCTACACGGTGGAATGCCAGCTGGGGCAGGGTGGCTTTGGCACGGTGTATCTCGCGCGCAACGCGGGACAGCCCTTCGCCTTGAAGCTGCTGCACCTGTCCCGCGTGGGCGAGCGGGTGGTGCGAGAGGTCTCCATCCTCTTGAAGCTGAACCACCCCAACGTGGCGCGGCTTCAGGGATATGGCTTGTGGCCGTCGGGAGCGCCGCAATTCGCCGTCATCGTCATGGAGTACGTGGACGGGCGCCGGCTGGACGCCTGGGCGGACGAGGAGAACCCCTCGGCGCGTCAGGTGGCGCGCGTGGCGCTGAACGTCGCGCGGGCGCTGGCGGCTTCGCACGCGGTGGGAGTGCTGCACCGGGACGTCAAGGAAGCCAACGTCATGGTGCGGGCATCGGACGGAGTGGCCAAGCTGGTGGACTTCGGCATTGGAGACTACGAGGGCGCGCGGGGCCTGACGGTGGACATCCTTCCGCCGGGGACGCCGGAGTACCGCGCTCCAGAGGCGTGGCGATTCTTCCGGCAGCATGTCCACGTGCCCGGCGCCCGGTACGAAGCCGGCCCTCCGGATGACTTGTGGGCGCTGGGCCTGGTCCTCTACACGCTGCTGACGGCACGCAAGCCTTTCGATGAGGCTGACGACCCCAGCTACATCGACGCCGTCATGACCCGTGAGCCGGTGCCGCCGCACGGGGAGAACGCACGGGTGCCCCGCGCGCTGAGCGACGTGTGCATGCGCTTCCTGGAGAAGACGCCTGAGACGCGCACGTTGAGCGCCCTGGCTGCCGTGACGGAGCTGGAGCGGGTGCTGGCGGACGCGGATGCGACATGGGACGTGCCGCTCTGCGATGCCTATGGAGAGGACACCGCGACGACGGAAGGAGGGAGGGACAGCGAGGACAGGTGGCTGCATGCGCCGCTGTACCGGCCTCGCCGGGGCAAGCGGGCACCGCCAGCAGGACCGCCGCCCGCCGCCGAAGCCGCGACGACCGTCCCCCGAACCACCGTGAAGGTGGCGCAGAAACCCCATGGGCGTTCGTGGCGCTGGACGTTGGTTGCGCTGGTCCTGGTGCTGCTGGCGACGGGGGCAACGCTGATGTTCTGGCCGTCCCGAATCGCGGGGGGCGCGCCGGCTCGTCAGGAAGTAGCGGCTTCCGGTAAGTCGCCTCAAGCTGGCCGCGCCGCAGCTCCCACAGGGCCGGAGGCCACCGCCGCGGCCGTCGCTCTCCCCGCGACGCTCCAGGAGGATTCCGCCACCGTGACGACGCCGCAGAAAGACACGCAGCCCCTTCAGCTCCCCCAGAAGCCCGCGAAGAAAGGCATGGGTGTCATGGCCCGTGCGGTGAGCATGGCGGCAGCTTGCTCGGCGCTTGCGTGTCCTGGAGCGCAGGTGCGCCAGCCTCCGCCACCAGAGCCGTGTCCGGTGGGTGCAGTGAAGGCCATGGCGAAGTGGGGGTTGGACATCGGGGACAAGACGCCGGTGCGCTTCGCACCGGAAGATCCCCGGGTCGTCTCAATTGGCGAGGGCCCTGTTGAAGTCCACATCATTGGCGGAGGGAAGGGCCTGCCGGGCAAGACCGCCTTGTCGGGGCGGAGCATCATGCGTGACCGTGTCTATGTTCGCCTCACCTGGGCGACGACGCCGCAGGGCGAAAGTTTTCCTGTCTGCTTTGACGTCCATGCCGAGGAGGGGCCGAGGGGGATGGCGCGAGAGCCAGGCGATGACTCGCCCTCTCGGGCTCGTATCTGGACGATTGGCTATGTGAAGGCGGTTGCTGAGTTCGAATAG
- a CDS encoding serine/threonine-protein kinase, whose product MTPSTPDYGGSTRPARRMPPPTPEAPRFLFAVDGIRYEAVRELARMQTGERLMLARRRQEADNTVSGFCFVRRLPNPSTYLRRKRLVEEVQLAFRLNHPGIAQIYFRKVHEDFLHVVMEHVDGPSLETLVSAGVARGRPVSEAFGLYVGAELAEALHHAHMLTDGEGRPLGIIHRDVNPRHVYVGAHGGVKLTNFGAAYSVMVGREESPMNLVRGDVAYASPEYLEKQPLSPRSDVFSVGVLLVELLTGKHLFDVQDVRFASTGLAPLRIEILPSLPLTQMRILLARFSPADVEAAVAGLSPDVKALLHTALRADPTERFATAADLCGALRTALAKRHPGYGRHEASEEVATVLAEGSCLRDVVEFGEGGLFPEGLEEHEFGGPPPRK is encoded by the coding sequence ATGACCCCATCTACCCCCGACTACGGAGGCAGCACCCGGCCCGCGCGTCGCATGCCTCCGCCAACGCCCGAGGCGCCGCGCTTCCTCTTCGCCGTCGATGGCATCCGGTACGAGGCCGTCCGCGAGTTGGCGCGGATGCAGACGGGGGAACGGCTGATGTTGGCCCGTCGGCGTCAGGAAGCAGACAACACGGTGTCGGGCTTCTGCTTCGTGCGCCGGCTGCCCAATCCCTCCACCTACCTGCGCCGCAAGCGACTGGTGGAGGAAGTGCAGTTGGCCTTCCGCCTCAACCATCCCGGCATCGCCCAGATCTACTTCCGGAAGGTGCACGAGGATTTCCTGCACGTCGTCATGGAGCATGTGGACGGGCCTTCACTGGAGACGCTGGTCAGTGCCGGGGTTGCGCGTGGCAGGCCTGTCTCCGAGGCCTTTGGCCTCTACGTGGGCGCGGAACTCGCGGAGGCGCTGCACCATGCGCACATGCTGACGGACGGGGAGGGCAGGCCGCTCGGCATCATCCACCGCGACGTCAATCCCCGGCACGTCTACGTGGGTGCGCACGGCGGTGTGAAGCTGACGAACTTTGGCGCGGCGTACTCGGTGATGGTGGGGCGCGAGGAGTCGCCCATGAACCTCGTCCGGGGGGACGTGGCCTATGCCTCGCCCGAGTACCTGGAGAAGCAGCCGCTGTCGCCACGCTCCGACGTCTTCAGCGTGGGCGTGCTGCTGGTGGAGTTGCTCACCGGCAAGCACCTCTTCGACGTGCAGGACGTGCGCTTCGCTTCCACGGGCCTGGCGCCCCTGCGGATTGAGATCCTCCCCTCCCTACCGCTGACACAGATGCGCATCCTGCTCGCCCGCTTCAGCCCGGCGGACGTCGAGGCGGCGGTAGCGGGGCTCTCGCCGGACGTGAAGGCGCTGCTGCACACGGCCCTGCGCGCCGACCCGACGGAGCGCTTCGCCACGGCGGCGGACCTGTGCGGCGCGCTCCGGACCGCGTTGGCGAAACGGCACCCGGGCTATGGACGCCACGAGGCGTCCGAGGAGGTGGCGACCGTGCTGGCCGAGGGCAGCTGCCTTCGGGACGTGGTGGAGTTCGGCGAGGGTGGCCTCTTCCCTGAAGGGCTGGAGGAGCACGAGTTCGGAGGCCCGCCTCCGCGAAAGTAG
- a CDS encoding DUF2381 family protein: MPPSSRVVLLGLHLLGTAAVAQPDVSSSVPSSRRIELRPEGAEVISEVMISPGLSTMLLFDSELQREGIELEGRQRFSLVDVGQATLRLMPTASATPGERFKLLVRFRNGAAPATAVFSLKVHPAKAEATIEVYREQRTVETYQQEIRDARAELLRCKEELTRMVSDHEVPGGLTGILIHDALDPGGVTGQVLTRAVGKTAANGLGATAINSYRSSKLVAVDVRIGVKIGTLPWTAEGATLKGRSGQELKVLRVWQAMPILPGGPEGRVIVEAEAPAATVQGPFSLKLWEADGPRSITLGNVTFP, from the coding sequence GTGCCTCCTTCATCACGGGTCGTTCTCCTGGGGCTACATCTCCTTGGGACCGCAGCGGTCGCGCAGCCAGACGTTTCGTCTTCAGTGCCAAGTTCGCGGCGCATCGAATTGAGGCCGGAGGGAGCTGAGGTCATCAGTGAAGTCATGATCAGCCCGGGTCTTTCCACGATGCTTCTCTTCGACTCGGAGTTGCAGCGGGAGGGCATTGAGCTGGAAGGCCGACAACGCTTTTCGCTCGTGGACGTGGGGCAGGCCACTCTCAGGCTCATGCCCACGGCGAGCGCGACACCGGGCGAACGGTTCAAGCTGCTGGTGCGCTTCCGGAACGGTGCGGCGCCAGCGACCGCGGTGTTCTCGCTGAAGGTGCATCCCGCGAAAGCGGAGGCCACCATCGAGGTCTACCGGGAACAGCGGACGGTTGAGACGTACCAGCAGGAAATCAGGGATGCACGTGCGGAACTCCTTCGTTGCAAGGAGGAACTGACGCGAATGGTGTCTGACCATGAGGTGCCGGGTGGATTGACGGGAATCCTCATCCATGACGCATTGGATCCGGGTGGTGTGACGGGGCAGGTCCTGACAAGGGCTGTAGGGAAGACGGCAGCCAATGGATTGGGAGCGACGGCCATCAACAGCTATCGCTCCAGCAAGTTGGTGGCAGTGGATGTCAGGATTGGGGTGAAGATCGGAACGCTTCCGTGGACCGCGGAGGGGGCGACGCTCAAAGGCAGGTCTGGCCAGGAGTTGAAGGTCCTGCGCGTGTGGCAAGCAATGCCAATCCTGCCAGGAGGCCCCGAAGGACGCGTGATTGTAGAGGCCGAGGCTCCTGCGGCCACGGTCCAAGGACCGTTCTCGCTCAAGCTCTGGGAAGCGGATGGGCCCCGGAGCATCACGCTGGGGAACGTGACGTTTCCCTGA
- the mutS gene encoding DNA mismatch repair protein MutS → MAVTQQTKTGKAADVVLPEEDTTPEVGTGEAPAGAREIASLTPMMRQYLEVKALHPDTVLFFRLGDFYEMFFEDAVKASELLQITLTARAKGADKIPMCGVPYHSSRRYIAKLVEHGLKVAICEQVTEPGAGPGIVQREVTRVITPGMVLDDEVLEPQASNFLAAVCWGEAGFGAALLEASTGEFYTFEAQGLSELVEGLSRVEPRELLVPQGMRDAPEVVQVCQRLSRVPAVAEGEGAAFEHTRAAAFLRSHFNVQSLSAFGLDGSPLATGAAGAALRYLKDTQKTPAAHVDRLSRQERAGCLVMDESSRGNLEVLKSLRDGGRKGSLLGVLDRTATGLGARKLARWLSAPLCSLPEIEARLDAVEELSGKSVWREELVATLKEVGDLERLCGRLSLGAGNARDLRALGLSLTQLPKLGAALARCDAGLLKSLAGPLGALPELADLLMRAVTDEPPVVIRDGGFIRQGYHAELDDLVALSTTGKDYLLKLEQREKDRTGISSLKIRYNKVFGYYLEVTKANLHAVPKDYIRKQTTVGAERFVTEELKEYEEKVLTAEERRVVLELQLFEELRTKVIAAAPRIRSAAEAVATADALVSFARCAAEYGYTRPQVDSGEGLTITGGRHPVVERMLGAGESFVPNDVRLDPEDAQLLVITGPNMAGKSTVMRQVALTALMAQAGSFVPAKAARIGLCDRIFTRVGAADNLARGQSTFMVEMTETSHILHHATNKSLVILDEIGRGTSTFDGLSIAWAVAEHIHDKVGARSLFATHYHELVDLARERPRVKNLCIAVKEQGGKVIFLRKLIPGGASRSYGIEVAKLAGLPPEVVSRARELLQNLESGELDDAGRPRVAVRSTKRAAPANAGQLGLFGGAPAPAAVAAPPVPPAHAEVLESLKAASIDRMTPLDALNLLAKLKQTLG, encoded by the coding sequence ATGGCGGTGACGCAGCAGACGAAGACAGGCAAGGCGGCGGACGTGGTGCTGCCCGAAGAGGACACGACTCCGGAAGTCGGAACGGGTGAGGCGCCCGCGGGTGCGCGGGAGATCGCTTCCCTGACCCCGATGATGCGCCAGTACCTGGAGGTGAAGGCGCTCCATCCGGACACGGTGCTCTTCTTCCGGCTGGGTGACTTCTACGAGATGTTCTTCGAGGACGCGGTGAAGGCCTCGGAGTTGCTCCAGATCACCCTCACGGCCCGGGCCAAGGGCGCGGACAAGATCCCCATGTGCGGGGTGCCGTACCACTCCTCGCGCCGGTACATCGCGAAGCTGGTGGAGCACGGCCTCAAGGTCGCCATCTGCGAGCAGGTGACGGAGCCGGGCGCGGGGCCGGGCATCGTGCAGCGGGAAGTCACCCGGGTCATCACCCCCGGCATGGTGCTGGACGACGAGGTGCTGGAGCCGCAGGCCAGCAACTTCCTCGCGGCCGTGTGCTGGGGGGAGGCGGGCTTCGGCGCGGCGCTCTTGGAGGCGTCCACCGGCGAGTTCTACACCTTCGAGGCTCAGGGCCTGTCGGAGCTGGTGGAGGGCCTGTCGCGCGTGGAGCCGCGCGAGCTGCTGGTGCCGCAGGGCATGCGGGACGCGCCGGAGGTGGTGCAGGTGTGCCAGCGGCTGTCGCGCGTGCCGGCCGTGGCGGAAGGCGAGGGCGCGGCCTTCGAGCACACCCGGGCCGCCGCGTTCCTGCGCTCGCACTTCAACGTGCAGTCGCTGTCCGCGTTCGGGCTGGATGGCTCGCCGCTGGCGACAGGGGCGGCCGGGGCCGCGCTGCGATACCTCAAGGACACGCAGAAGACGCCCGCGGCGCACGTGGACCGGCTGTCGCGCCAGGAGCGCGCGGGCTGCCTGGTGATGGACGAGTCCTCGCGGGGCAACCTGGAGGTCCTCAAGAGCCTGCGCGACGGCGGGCGCAAGGGGTCGCTCCTGGGCGTGCTGGACCGGACGGCCACGGGCCTGGGCGCGCGCAAACTGGCGCGGTGGCTGTCCGCGCCGCTGTGCTCGCTGCCGGAGATCGAAGCGCGGCTGGATGCCGTGGAGGAGCTGTCCGGCAAGAGCGTGTGGCGCGAGGAGCTGGTGGCCACGCTCAAGGAGGTGGGCGACCTGGAGCGGCTGTGCGGCCGGCTGTCGCTGGGCGCGGGCAACGCACGTGACTTGCGCGCGCTGGGGCTGTCGCTGACGCAGCTGCCGAAGCTGGGCGCGGCGCTCGCGCGGTGTGACGCGGGGCTCTTGAAGTCGCTGGCCGGGCCGCTGGGCGCGCTGCCGGAGCTGGCGGACCTGCTGATGCGCGCGGTGACGGACGAGCCGCCGGTGGTCATCCGCGACGGCGGCTTCATCCGGCAGGGCTACCACGCGGAGCTGGACGACCTGGTGGCGCTGTCCACCACGGGCAAGGACTACCTGCTCAAGCTGGAGCAGCGGGAGAAGGACCGCACGGGCATCTCCTCGCTGAAGATCCGCTACAACAAGGTGTTCGGCTACTACCTGGAGGTGACGAAGGCGAACCTCCACGCGGTGCCCAAGGACTACATCCGCAAGCAGACCACGGTGGGCGCGGAGCGCTTCGTCACCGAGGAGCTGAAGGAGTACGAGGAGAAGGTCCTCACCGCGGAGGAGCGCCGCGTGGTGCTGGAGCTCCAGCTGTTCGAGGAGCTGCGCACGAAGGTCATCGCCGCCGCGCCGCGCATCCGTTCCGCGGCGGAGGCGGTGGCCACGGCGGACGCGCTGGTGTCGTTCGCCCGGTGCGCGGCGGAGTACGGCTACACGCGGCCCCAGGTGGACTCAGGGGAGGGGCTGACGATCACCGGCGGCCGGCACCCGGTGGTGGAGCGGATGCTGGGCGCGGGCGAGTCCTTCGTCCCGAACGACGTGCGGTTGGATCCGGAGGACGCGCAGCTGCTGGTCATCACCGGCCCGAACATGGCGGGCAAGAGCACGGTGATGCGGCAGGTGGCGCTGACGGCGCTGATGGCGCAGGCGGGGTCGTTCGTGCCGGCGAAGGCAGCGCGCATCGGCCTGTGCGACCGCATCTTCACGCGCGTGGGCGCGGCGGACAACCTGGCGCGCGGGCAGTCCACGTTCATGGTGGAGATGACGGAGACGAGCCACATCCTCCATCACGCCACGAACAAGAGCCTGGTCATCCTGGATGAGATTGGCCGTGGCACGTCCACGTTCGACGGCCTCTCCATCGCGTGGGCGGTGGCGGAGCACATCCACGACAAGGTGGGCGCGCGCTCGCTCTTCGCCACGCACTACCATGAGCTGGTGGACCTGGCGCGCGAGCGGCCCCGGGTGAAGAACCTGTGCATCGCCGTGAAGGAGCAGGGCGGCAAGGTCATCTTCCTGCGCAAGCTGATTCCCGGCGGGGCCAGCCGCTCCTACGGCATCGAGGTCGCGAAGCTCGCGGGCCTGCCGCCGGAGGTGGTGTCGCGCGCCCGCGAGCTGCTCCAGAACCTGGAGTCCGGCGAGCTGGACGACGCGGGCCGTCCCCGCGTGGCGGTGCGCTCCACGAAGCGCGCGGCTCCGGCGAACGCGGGGCAGCTGGGGTTGTTCGGTGGTGCGCCGGCTCCGGCCGCCGTGGCCGCGCCGCCCGTGCCTCCCGCGCACGCGGAGGTCCTGGAGTCGCTCAAGGCCGCCTCCATCGACCGGATGACGCCGCTGGACGCGCTCAACCTGCTGGCGAAGCTGAAGCAGACGCTGGGCTGA
- a CDS encoding DNRLRE domain-containing protein, giving the protein MMSRFRLPSSSPVTTLLAVAALAAPSLALASTTVTLTPVADSYVAPGVPDSNFGNHGTFVVNQGYAEAYLRFDLSSLPANAVITAASLSALAYDGYAYGGDGNVYTSFVADDSWQEMGITWNNRPTPATSTVGEWFLWYDYTVVDKLGVNSHAALIPVVQGELAGDKQVSFRLHSPGYKTRYRSREYSNAAQRPALTLTYELAPVTTVLEPEADAHVHRSYWGESDWNYGSSQELVIYNDAEQKIFLRFNLASIPAGSAIQSVKLSATSFWGRSPYGDGNVYTYLVPDNSWGEYSITYNNQPAATGSPLGWWWLWYPTINPYFDQVGVTEDPNIIPVLQAASDATDRRISFRLSSPNYLTSYYSRESPDASKHPKLEVTYLP; this is encoded by the coding sequence ATGATGAGTCGCTTCAGACTTCCGTCTTCATCCCCTGTAACAACCCTGCTGGCGGTGGCCGCGCTGGCGGCCCCGTCGCTGGCGCTGGCCTCCACGACGGTGACGCTCACGCCCGTCGCGGACTCCTATGTCGCGCCCGGCGTGCCCGATTCGAATTTCGGAAACCATGGGACGTTCGTCGTGAACCAGGGGTACGCCGAGGCCTACCTGCGGTTTGACCTGAGCAGCCTGCCCGCGAACGCGGTCATCACGGCCGCAAGCCTCAGCGCGTTGGCCTACGACGGCTACGCCTACGGGGGCGACGGCAACGTGTACACGTCCTTCGTCGCGGATGATTCGTGGCAGGAGATGGGCATCACCTGGAACAACCGGCCCACTCCCGCCACGAGTACGGTGGGGGAGTGGTTCCTCTGGTACGACTACACGGTCGTGGACAAGCTGGGCGTCAACTCCCATGCCGCGCTCATCCCCGTCGTGCAGGGCGAACTGGCCGGCGACAAGCAGGTGAGCTTCCGGCTGCACTCGCCGGGCTACAAGACGCGTTACCGCTCGCGGGAGTACAGCAACGCGGCCCAGCGTCCGGCGTTGACGCTCACCTATGAGTTGGCGCCCGTCACCACGGTGTTGGAGCCGGAGGCGGATGCCCACGTCCACCGCAGTTACTGGGGGGAGTCCGACTGGAACTACGGAAGCTCGCAGGAACTGGTCATCTACAACGATGCCGAGCAGAAGATCTTCCTGCGCTTCAACCTGGCGAGCATCCCCGCAGGGTCGGCCATCCAGTCCGTGAAGCTGTCCGCCACGTCGTTCTGGGGCCGGTCTCCTTATGGCGATGGCAACGTCTACACGTACCTGGTGCCGGACAACAGCTGGGGTGAGTACAGCATCACGTACAACAACCAGCCCGCGGCCACCGGCTCCCCCCTGGGTTGGTGGTGGCTCTGGTACCCCACCATCAACCCGTACTTCGATCAGGTGGGCGTCACGGAGGATCCGAACATCATCCCCGTGCTCCAGGCAGCCTCGGATGCCACCGACCGGCGCATCTCCTTCCGGCTCTCCAGCCCGAACTACCTCACGAGCTACTACTCGCGTGAATCCCCGGATGCGTCGAAGCATCCCAAGCTGGAGGTGACGTACCTGCCGTAA
- a CDS encoding DUF2019 domain-containing protein: MTLEDLVEQFAQNVVAQNEAIFRGDAKTGNKHARKYGAAVDRLFAHGNAGRDALTVLLKHERMDVRVMAAAHLLRYRTVEAKAVLEEAAKGQGLVPFGAQQALKRWEEGTWALDPG, encoded by the coding sequence ATGACGTTGGAGGATCTTGTCGAGCAGTTCGCACAGAACGTAGTCGCGCAGAATGAGGCCATCTTCCGGGGAGACGCCAAGACCGGGAACAAGCACGCCAGGAAGTATGGTGCCGCTGTCGACAGGCTCTTCGCGCACGGCAATGCCGGACGCGACGCGCTCACCGTGCTGCTCAAGCATGAGCGAATGGACGTGCGCGTGATGGCCGCCGCCCATCTGCTCCGCTATCGGACGGTCGAAGCCAAGGCGGTCCTGGAGGAAGCCGCCAAGGGACAAGGTTTGGTCCCGTTCGGAGCGCAGCAGGCCTTGAAGCGTTGGGAAGAAGGGACCTGGGCGCTCGATCCGGGCTAG
- a CDS encoding universal stress protein, which produces MAPTRKPLPLLRTVLVATDFSPAGARAVERTARLPLAPGAAVTLVHALPGRAPREFVEQARERAGRTLAVIAQELHASLHAAGSSASVEARLVFGKPAPTLVRQAQSAGTDLIVLGRHGRRPVRDLFLGSTAEHVIRYGPSPVLVVHGLVEDPYRRPLVAVDAEETARHAAGFLPALVEPRISLRLIHAYESPLEYMVFPGLTLEERARYRERFKDSALRQLRSLHRHLDALGLHYRQALEHGSPYSIILKEARRHRADLLALGTQARSGLSRVLLGSVATDVIREAGCDVLVVRPPA; this is translated from the coding sequence ATGGCCCCCACGCGAAAACCGCTGCCGCTCCTCCGGACGGTGCTCGTCGCCACCGACTTTTCACCCGCCGGAGCGCGCGCCGTGGAGCGGACCGCCCGCCTGCCGCTCGCCCCGGGGGCGGCCGTCACCCTGGTGCACGCCCTGCCGGGACGGGCGCCCAGGGAGTTCGTGGAGCAGGCCCGGGAGCGGGCCGGCAGGACGCTGGCGGTCATCGCGCAGGAACTCCACGCCTCGCTTCATGCCGCGGGCTCCAGTGCCTCCGTCGAGGCGCGGCTCGTGTTCGGGAAGCCGGCCCCCACCCTCGTGCGCCAGGCCCAGTCGGCGGGCACGGACCTGATTGTCCTGGGCCGGCATGGCCGCCGGCCCGTCCGGGACCTCTTCCTGGGCTCCACCGCCGAGCACGTCATCCGGTACGGCCCGTCCCCGGTGCTCGTGGTCCATGGGCTCGTGGAGGACCCGTACCGCCGTCCCCTGGTGGCCGTGGACGCCGAGGAGACGGCGCGGCACGCCGCGGGTTTCCTGCCCGCCCTGGTGGAGCCGCGCATCTCGCTGCGGCTCATCCACGCGTACGAGTCGCCGTTGGAATACATGGTCTTCCCCGGACTGACGCTCGAAGAACGCGCGCGGTACCGGGAGCGGTTCAAGGACTCCGCGCTGCGCCAGCTCCGTTCACTGCACCGGCACCTGGACGCCCTGGGCCTGCATTACCGTCAGGCCCTCGAGCACGGCAGCCCGTACTCCATCATCCTGAAGGAGGCGCGCCGGCACCGGGCGGACCTGCTCGCGCTCGGCACCCAGGCGCGCTCCGGCCTGTCGCGCGTCCTGCTCGGGAGCGTGGCGACGGATGTGATTCGCGAGGCCGGCTGCGACGTCCTCGTGGTCCGGCCCCCCGCGTAG
- a CDS encoding helix-turn-helix transcriptional regulator, whose amino-acid sequence MNEELAITIGRIARAAREEQGLTQAEVGPRVGLLSTVYSRLERGKMLPSVPTLYRLCTELKVSPEDMLGLTPLVRGRKGQRPRPREDETPALRRLLYLARKLDAEKLEALLHVATVLTR is encoded by the coding sequence ATGAACGAAGAACTGGCCATCACCATCGGCAGGATCGCCCGCGCCGCCCGCGAAGAGCAGGGCCTGACGCAAGCCGAGGTGGGCCCCCGCGTCGGACTTCTCTCCACCGTCTACAGCCGCCTGGAGCGCGGGAAGATGCTGCCCAGCGTCCCGACGCTCTACCGGTTGTGCACGGAGCTGAAGGTGTCCCCGGAAGACATGCTGGGTCTCACCCCCCTGGTGCGCGGTCGCAAGGGCCAGCGCCCACGCCCCCGCGAGGACGAGACCCCCGCCCTGAGGCGGCTGCTCTACCTCGCGCGCAAGCTGGACGCGGAGAAGCTGGAGGCACTCCTCCACGTCGCCACCGTCCTGACCCGCTGA
- a CDS encoding DUF3592 domain-containing protein gives MQLAIPHAPRGVRLAQVPGAVARLVRGVVLGLAIIAVLGLGASYVGRYFVEEQRFTSRAELVDAVVGASHAPPPSQHEDAEGTLDVLYTFAGEDHSVSGVRTAAAHAAGLGHGARVQLLVDPSQPGRPREATHARARAARVGLLPWGLGLGALVALGGFAWEVRRLWRREVVPLRLGALVWLTPDEGYLPEGKGEAVFPAHFFRQDVKHAVRARCRPQRAPVRNGGKVLAAVVPSEPGWCRVIDEELARTLGWVR, from the coding sequence ATGCAGCTCGCCATCCCCCATGCCCCCCGCGGTGTCCGACTCGCCCAGGTGCCCGGGGCGGTGGCGCGCCTGGTGCGCGGGGTGGTGCTGGGCCTGGCGATCATCGCCGTGCTGGGCCTGGGCGCCAGCTACGTCGGCCGCTACTTCGTGGAGGAGCAGCGCTTCACGTCCCGCGCGGAGCTGGTGGACGCGGTGGTGGGCGCGAGCCACGCGCCCCCTCCGAGCCAGCACGAGGACGCCGAGGGCACGCTGGACGTCCTCTACACGTTCGCGGGCGAGGATCACTCCGTGTCGGGAGTGCGCACGGCCGCGGCCCACGCGGCGGGCCTGGGCCACGGCGCCCGGGTGCAGCTGCTGGTGGATCCGTCCCAGCCGGGACGGCCTCGCGAGGCGACCCATGCGCGGGCCCGGGCGGCGCGGGTGGGGTTGTTGCCCTGGGGCCTGGGCCTGGGGGCGCTGGTGGCCCTGGGCGGCTTCGCGTGGGAGGTGCGGCGGCTGTGGCGCCGGGAGGTGGTGCCCCTGCGCCTGGGCGCGCTGGTGTGGCTCACCCCGGACGAGGGCTACCTGCCGGAAGGGAAGGGCGAGGCCGTGTTCCCCGCGCACTTCTTCCGTCAGGACGTGAAACACGCCGTGCGGGCGCGCTGCCGCCCCCAGCGGGCCCCGGTGCGCAATGGCGGCAAGGTGCTGGCCGCCGTGGTGCCCTCCGAGCCGGGCTGGTGCCGCGTCATCGACGAGGAGCTGGCGCGGACGCTGGGCTGGGTGCGCTGA